A single region of the Streptomyces sp. AM 4-1-1 genome encodes:
- a CDS encoding TetR/AcrR family transcriptional regulator produces METVTVTGTAAGTAQRRAARPRADALRNRERIVTAAREMFVEFGPDVPLDEVARRAGVGNATLYRNFPDRAALIHEVVLAVTSRTTGRAEEAASQEADPFDALSRFVHAAADERIGALCPMLAGGFDKDHPELLAERRRLEEAVQGLVGRAMASGQLRTDIAVGDVIVALSQLTRPLPGVACPDIDRFTHRHLQLFLDGLRAPARSELPGTAATLADLRSRM; encoded by the coding sequence GTGGAGACCGTCACCGTCACCGGGACCGCAGCCGGAACCGCGCAGCGCCGTGCGGCCCGTCCTCGGGCCGACGCCCTGCGCAACCGGGAGCGGATCGTGACGGCGGCGCGTGAGATGTTCGTCGAGTTCGGACCGGACGTCCCGCTGGACGAGGTCGCGCGCCGGGCCGGCGTCGGCAACGCCACGCTCTACCGGAACTTCCCGGACCGGGCGGCGCTCATCCACGAGGTCGTCCTCGCCGTCACCTCACGGACCACCGGCCGCGCGGAGGAGGCGGCCTCCCAGGAGGCCGACCCGTTCGACGCGCTGAGCCGGTTCGTGCACGCGGCGGCCGACGAGCGCATCGGGGCCCTGTGCCCGATGCTCGCGGGCGGCTTCGACAAGGACCATCCCGAACTGCTCGCCGAGCGCCGACGCCTCGAAGAGGCCGTACAGGGGCTGGTGGGCCGCGCGATGGCGTCCGGGCAGCTGCGCACCGACATCGCCGTCGGTGACGTGATCGTCGCCCTCTCCCAGCTCACCCGGCCGCTGCCCGGCGTCGCCTGTCCGGACATCGACCGGTTCACCCACCGACATCTGCAACTGTTCCTGGACGGTCTGAGGGCTCCGGCCCGGTCCGAGCTCCCGGGGACGGCGGCGACCCTGGCCGACTTGCGAAGTCGGATGTGA